A single window of Pontibacillus chungwhensis DNA harbors:
- the rpsF gene encoding 30S ribosomal protein S6, with translation MRNYEIMYIIRPNVDEETQKSVVERFNTVLTDNGAEITETKEVGKRRLAYEINDFRDGYYMVIKFNGDSQAVSEFDRLAKYSDDIIRHIAVREDDQ, from the coding sequence ATGAGAAATTACGAAATCATGTATATCATCCGCCCAAACGTAGATGAGGAAACTCAGAAATCAGTTGTAGAACGTTTCAACACGGTTCTTACTGATAATGGTGCGGAAATTACTGAAACTAAAGAAGTAGGCAAGCGTCGCTTAGCTTATGAAATTAACGATTTCCGTGATGGTTACTACATGGTAATTAAATTCAACGGTGACAGCCAAGCTGTTAGTGAATTTGATCGCCTTGCTAAGTATTCTGATGATATTATTCGTCACATCGCTGTACGCGAAGACGATCAATAA